In the genome of Cupriavidus malaysiensis, one region contains:
- a CDS encoding ABC transporter ATP-binding protein, translated as MIEIEFRKVGKRFVDRQSGALRSAVSHLDIRIHSGEVVSIIGPSGCGKSTLLNMGAGLYLPSEGEVYVGGERVTRPVKKVAFMLQKDLLMPWRTIRANVELGMEIDGVPAAERRRVADELLARCHLKGFEQHYPYQLSGGMRQRAALARTLAVDPQVLLLDEPFSALDAQTKMVLQQDLARMLHQGRKTALFITHDLVEAIALSDRLLVMSERPGTIIEEIVIDLPLRENPLERRKLPQIGPLQGRLMELLKVGRESAALH; from the coding sequence ATGATCGAGATCGAGTTCCGCAAGGTCGGCAAGCGTTTCGTCGACCGCCAGAGCGGCGCGCTGCGCAGCGCCGTCAGCCACCTGGACATCCGCATCCACAGCGGCGAGGTGGTGTCCATCATCGGACCGTCGGGCTGCGGCAAGAGCACGCTGCTCAATATGGGCGCCGGGCTTTACCTGCCCAGCGAAGGCGAGGTCTATGTCGGTGGCGAACGTGTCACGCGACCCGTCAAGAAGGTCGCCTTCATGCTGCAGAAGGACCTGCTGATGCCATGGCGCACGATCCGCGCCAACGTCGAGCTGGGCATGGAGATCGACGGCGTGCCGGCCGCCGAGCGCCGCCGCGTGGCCGACGAACTGCTGGCGCGTTGCCACCTCAAGGGTTTCGAGCAGCACTACCCGTACCAGCTTTCGGGTGGCATGCGCCAGCGCGCGGCGCTGGCCCGCACGCTGGCCGTCGACCCCCAGGTGCTGCTGCTCGACGAGCCGTTCTCCGCGCTCGATGCGCAGACCAAGATGGTGCTGCAGCAGGACCTGGCGCGCATGCTGCACCAAGGCCGCAAGACGGCGCTGTTCATCACGCACGACCTGGTCGAGGCGATCGCGCTGTCGGACCGGCTGCTGGTGATGAGCGAACGGCCCGGCACCATCATCGAGGAGATCGTGATCGACCTGCCGCTGCGCGAGAACCCGCTCGAGCGCCGCAAGCTGCCGCAGATCGGGCCGCTGCAGGGCCGCCTGATGGAACTGCTCAAGGTCGGCAGGGAGAGCGCCGCGCTGCACTAG
- a CDS encoding ABC transporter substrate-binding protein: MSKPLTASIACAAALLATVAGGVQAAPEEVTYLLPAPPNLPAFAPWMIAQQKGYYADENIKVTFVAARGGVDVAKQIGAGNAIIGGAIGDTPIIVRANGVPVKAVAVLGAGALTQLAVHQDEGIRSVKDLKGKTVTVMAYADTTYYALLGTLRKAGLGKEDVPVQAAGPAGVWQLFAAKKASAMAGAPEWVVNAAEAGAKVELLPAQDSFKSMAQAILASDEAIRTRPELVRKLVRATLRGMDDIVKDPKAAAQVYAQAVPTFKGKEATVERIFALYRQNVYAGQKPLGIIDGARLEAVQKFYVSEGIVARATPVNELYTNQFVGGR; the protein is encoded by the coding sequence ATGTCCAAGCCACTGACCGCATCGATCGCCTGCGCCGCCGCGCTGCTCGCCACCGTCGCCGGCGGCGTCCAGGCCGCGCCCGAGGAAGTCACCTACCTGCTGCCTGCGCCGCCCAACCTGCCCGCCTTCGCGCCCTGGATGATCGCCCAGCAGAAGGGCTACTACGCTGACGAGAACATCAAGGTCACCTTCGTTGCCGCCAGGGGCGGCGTCGACGTGGCCAAGCAGATCGGTGCCGGCAACGCCATCATCGGCGGCGCGATCGGCGATACGCCGATCATCGTGCGCGCCAACGGCGTGCCGGTGAAGGCGGTGGCGGTGCTCGGCGCCGGTGCGCTGACCCAGCTCGCCGTGCACCAGGACGAAGGCATCAGGTCGGTCAAGGACCTGAAGGGCAAGACGGTCACCGTGATGGCCTATGCCGACACCACCTACTACGCGCTGCTGGGCACGCTGCGCAAGGCGGGCCTGGGCAAGGAGGACGTGCCGGTGCAGGCGGCCGGGCCGGCCGGCGTGTGGCAGCTGTTCGCGGCGAAGAAGGCCAGCGCCATGGCCGGCGCGCCCGAGTGGGTCGTCAATGCCGCCGAGGCGGGCGCCAAGGTCGAACTGCTGCCCGCGCAGGACAGCTTCAAGAGCATGGCGCAGGCCATCCTCGCGTCCGACGAGGCCATCCGCACCAGGCCCGAACTGGTGCGCAAGCTGGTGCGCGCCACCCTGCGCGGCATGGACGACATCGTCAAGGACCCGAAGGCCGCGGCGCAGGTCTACGCGCAGGCGGTGCCGACCTTCAAGGGCAAGGAAGCCACCGTGGAGCGCATCTTCGCGCTGTATCGCCAGAACGTCTATGCCGGACAGAAGCCGCTGGGGATCATCGACGGCGCGCGCCTGGAAGCGGTGCAGAAGTTCTACGTCAGCGAAGGCATCGTGGCGCGCGCCACGCCGGTGAACGAGCTCTACACCAACCAGTTCGTCGGAGGCCGGTGA
- a CDS encoding ABC transporter permease: MDGATTTTSATSAAAPPEPRARLLRSARVRAGLGSVVLLLAFLAAWQWGPGWLGMPEFILPRFSRVVAESLRMWEQESLLRHFGITAFEVIVGFALGSLLGLAVGVVLGLSPTTESVLSPYILALQIAPKVAFAPLFVMWLGYTIYPKILVAILIVFFPVMINVLSAVRTVDPDMVNLVRTLNAGRWQIFRLVEFPSALPALFSGLRIASTLAVIGVTVGELVGGNQGLGFLLVDGEGQGNTAAVFVSIAALTLIGVVAYAAVVWAERRLLHYLPRAAVSTT; encoded by the coding sequence ATGGACGGCGCCACCACGACCACTTCCGCCACGTCCGCGGCTGCGCCGCCGGAGCCGCGCGCACGGCTGCTGCGCAGCGCGCGCGTGCGCGCCGGCCTCGGCAGCGTCGTGCTGCTGCTGGCCTTCCTCGCCGCCTGGCAGTGGGGACCGGGATGGCTCGGCATGCCGGAGTTCATCCTGCCCAGGTTCTCGCGCGTGGTGGCCGAGTCGCTGCGCATGTGGGAGCAGGAAAGCCTGTTGCGGCATTTCGGCATCACCGCCTTCGAAGTCATCGTCGGGTTTGCCCTGGGCTCGCTGCTGGGCCTGGCGGTCGGTGTGGTGCTGGGGCTGTCGCCCACCACCGAATCGGTGCTGTCGCCCTACATCCTGGCCCTGCAGATCGCACCCAAGGTAGCCTTCGCCCCGCTCTTCGTGATGTGGCTCGGCTATACCATCTACCCGAAGATCCTGGTGGCCATCCTGATCGTCTTTTTCCCGGTGATGATCAATGTGCTGTCCGCGGTGCGCACAGTCGATCCCGACATGGTCAACCTGGTGCGTACGCTGAACGCGGGGCGCTGGCAGATCTTCCGCCTGGTGGAGTTTCCGTCGGCGCTGCCGGCGCTGTTCTCCGGCCTGCGCATCGCTTCCACGCTGGCGGTGATCGGCGTGACGGTGGGAGAACTGGTCGGCGGCAACCAGGGCCTGGGCTTCCTGCTGGTCGACGGCGAAGGGCAGGGCAATACCGCCGCAGTGTTCGTCTCGATCGCGGCGCTGACCTTGATCGGCGTGGTGGCCTACGCGGCCGTGGTGTGGGCCGAGCGCAGGCTGCTCCACTACCTGCCGCGCGCGGCGGTCTCGACGACATGA
- a CDS encoding tripartite tricarboxylate transporter substrate binding protein, with the protein MKAAVLVMRTAYGLTLAAALAAGPARADGALPACKPLRLVVPFPAGGPADLLARALGHAMQERHGMAVLVDNKPGANGNIGMDAVRRAAGDGCTLAVVPAGNLTINPTLMPALPYQVARDYRPVALLAGSPNVLAVHPAVKARSVAELVQLARRAGPPLGFASPGVGSGLHLAGVLFAQKAGVTLLHVPYKGTTQALNDVVGGQVPILFGTLPTLAPFLQSGALRALAVTQARRSPAAPQIPSLAEQGITGVEVSSWYALMAPAGTPAPVVDALSREVRAVLALPSVREALQHQGMEPADEADGAPRALDARIRAETAAWAALIRKHGIQAE; encoded by the coding sequence ATGAAGGCCGCGGTCCTGGTCATGCGCACCGCGTATGGCCTCACCCTGGCCGCTGCGCTGGCCGCCGGCCCGGCGCGGGCGGACGGTGCGCTGCCAGCGTGCAAGCCGTTGCGGCTGGTGGTGCCGTTCCCCGCGGGCGGGCCCGCCGACCTGCTGGCGCGCGCGCTCGGCCACGCCATGCAGGAGCGCCATGGCATGGCGGTACTGGTCGACAACAAGCCGGGGGCCAACGGCAACATCGGCATGGATGCGGTGCGCCGCGCCGCCGGCGACGGCTGCACCCTGGCGGTGGTCCCGGCCGGCAACCTGACCATCAATCCCACGCTGATGCCGGCGCTGCCCTACCAGGTGGCACGCGACTATCGCCCGGTCGCGCTGCTGGCCGGCTCGCCCAACGTGCTGGCCGTGCATCCCGCCGTCAAGGCGCGCAGCGTGGCCGAACTGGTGCAGCTGGCGCGGCGCGCCGGTCCGCCGCTCGGCTTCGCCAGCCCCGGCGTCGGCAGCGGCCTGCACCTGGCGGGCGTGCTGTTCGCGCAGAAGGCGGGCGTCACCTTGCTGCACGTGCCCTACAAGGGCACCACGCAGGCGCTCAACGACGTGGTGGGCGGCCAGGTGCCGATCCTGTTCGGCACCCTGCCCACGCTCGCGCCCTTCCTGCAGTCCGGCGCGCTGCGCGCGCTGGCCGTCACCCAGGCGCGCCGCTCGCCGGCCGCACCGCAGATCCCGTCGCTGGCCGAGCAAGGCATCACCGGCGTGGAAGTGAGCTCCTGGTATGCATTGATGGCACCGGCGGGAACGCCGGCGCCGGTGGTCGACGCGCTCAGCCGCGAGGTGCGCGCGGTGCTGGCCTTGCCCTCGGTGCGCGAGGCCTTGCAGCACCAGGGCATGGAGCCGGCCGACGAGGCGGACGGTGCCCCGCGCGCGCTGGACGCGCGCATCCGCGCCGAGACGGCGGCGTGGGCTGCGCTGATTCGCAAGCACGGGATCCAGGCGGAGTGA
- a CDS encoding IclR family transcriptional regulator, which yields MQTPAKPTGARARKPASASPLPHAAEPADADGDAEEKTQLVSPVVRALRLLRFIAEGGSTANLSEVGRRIEVNRVTVMRLLATLEHEGMLDALPQGGHQAGLELLKLSSRVLAGSDLVGFARQVLPRLADSLQLSAYLVVLDGGHALYLLRHMPAASLVSNIQVGSRVPAHLTTPGRMLLAGLSEDEQRERLGAEPLVTATPQSPASYARLGEILAADHERGCAWSFSAYEPGIDSCAAPVRDATGKTVAAISVAGPAQRFEQDGTLRERAEREVKRAARDVSAWLGDPGRLRR from the coding sequence ATGCAGACACCAGCCAAGCCGACCGGCGCCCGGGCGCGCAAGCCCGCATCCGCCTCTCCCCTCCCTCATGCCGCCGAGCCGGCCGACGCCGATGGCGATGCCGAAGAGAAAACGCAACTGGTCTCGCCCGTGGTACGGGCGCTGCGCCTGCTGCGCTTCATTGCCGAAGGCGGCTCCACCGCCAACCTGAGCGAGGTCGGCCGCCGCATCGAGGTGAACCGCGTCACCGTGATGCGCCTGCTCGCCACGCTGGAGCACGAAGGCATGCTCGACGCCCTGCCGCAGGGCGGCCACCAGGCCGGGCTGGAACTGCTCAAGCTGTCGTCGCGGGTACTGGCCGGCAGCGACCTGGTGGGCTTCGCCCGCCAGGTGCTGCCGCGCCTGGCCGACAGCCTGCAGCTCTCCGCCTACCTGGTGGTGCTGGACGGCGGCCATGCACTCTACCTGCTGCGCCACATGCCGGCCGCCTCGCTGGTCAGCAACATCCAGGTCGGCAGCCGCGTGCCCGCCCACCTGACCACTCCCGGGCGCATGCTGCTGGCCGGACTCTCCGAGGACGAGCAGCGCGAGCGCCTGGGCGCCGAGCCGCTGGTCACGGCGACGCCGCAAAGCCCTGCCAGCTACGCGCGGCTGGGCGAGATCCTCGCGGCCGACCACGAGCGCGGCTGCGCCTGGAGCTTTTCGGCCTACGAACCGGGCATCGATTCGTGCGCGGCCCCGGTGCGCGATGCCACCGGCAAGACCGTGGCCGCCATCAGCGTGGCCGGCCCGGCCCAGCGCTTCGAGCAGGACGGCACGCTGCGCGAGCGCGCGGAGCGGGAAGTCAAGCGGGCGGCGCGCGATGTGTCGGCCTGGCTGGGCGACCCGGGTCGGCTGCGGCGATAG
- a CDS encoding FAD-dependent monooxygenase, which translates to MARQRIGINGAGIGGLAAAIALRQLGHEVVVYEQAVRFARVGADINLTPNAVRALDGLGVGAALRETAARPSHRISRTWDSGEETSRLPMSEAAEARYGAPQLTMHRADLMHALEQAVPAPCVQLGRKATAVVPREQGATLRFADGSSDDVDVLIGADGIHSVVRTALFGQESPVFTGQVAYRAVVPAERLAGVPNLDAFTKWWGPQPTSQIVTFPLNRGRDIFVFATVAQESWRHESWTTPGQVADVRAAYAGFHAEARALLDACDEVLISALYVRDPLPRWSVGRCTLLGDACHPMMPFMAQGAGQAVEDAVVLARCLDTWRDDVPAALQRYQAARLERTARIQIGSRGNHWLKEGSNADWVYDYDAWRAPLA; encoded by the coding sequence ATGGCAAGGCAACGAATCGGCATCAACGGCGCCGGCATCGGTGGACTGGCGGCGGCCATCGCACTGCGCCAGCTCGGCCACGAGGTGGTCGTGTACGAACAGGCGGTACGCTTCGCGCGCGTGGGCGCCGACATCAACCTGACGCCCAACGCGGTGCGTGCGCTCGACGGACTGGGCGTCGGCGCGGCGCTGCGCGAGACGGCGGCACGACCGAGCCATCGCATCAGCCGCACCTGGGACAGCGGCGAGGAAACCTCGCGCCTGCCGATGTCGGAGGCGGCCGAAGCCCGCTACGGCGCGCCGCAGCTCACCATGCACCGCGCCGACCTGATGCACGCGCTGGAGCAGGCGGTGCCCGCGCCATGCGTGCAGCTCGGCCGCAAGGCCACCGCCGTGGTGCCGCGCGAGCAGGGCGCCACGCTGCGCTTCGCCGATGGCAGCAGCGACGACGTCGATGTGCTGATCGGCGCGGACGGCATCCACTCGGTGGTGCGCACCGCGCTGTTCGGCCAGGAGAGCCCGGTCTTCACCGGCCAGGTCGCCTACCGTGCCGTGGTGCCTGCCGAGCGCCTGGCCGGCGTGCCCAACCTCGACGCCTTCACCAAGTGGTGGGGACCGCAGCCGACCTCGCAGATCGTCACCTTCCCGCTCAACCGCGGCCGCGACATCTTTGTCTTCGCCACCGTCGCGCAGGAAAGCTGGCGCCACGAATCGTGGACCACGCCGGGGCAGGTCGCCGACGTGCGAGCGGCCTACGCCGGCTTCCATGCGGAAGCGCGCGCGCTGCTCGACGCCTGCGACGAGGTGCTGATCTCCGCGCTGTACGTGCGCGACCCGCTGCCGCGCTGGTCGGTGGGCCGCTGCACGCTGCTGGGCGACGCCTGCCACCCGATGATGCCCTTCATGGCGCAAGGGGCGGGCCAGGCGGTCGAGGACGCGGTGGTACTGGCACGCTGCCTCGACACCTGGCGCGATGACGTGCCCGCCGCGCTGCAGCGTTACCAGGCCGCGCGCCTCGAGCGCACCGCGCGCATCCAGATCGGTTCGCGCGGCAACCACTGGCTCAAGGAGGGGAGCAATGCCGACTGGGTGTACGATTACGACGCCTGGCGCGCGCCCCTGGCCTGA
- the hpaI gene encoding 4-hydroxy-2-oxoheptanedioate aldolase produces MTYDNAFKAAIAAGRQQIGLWISLPDPYSTELCATAGFDWLLLDGEHAPNDVRNVLAQLQAAAPYRSHPIVRPPHGDPALIKQLLDIGAQTLLVPMVDTPEQARRLVSAMRYPPAGMRGVGSGVARVSRWDLRRDYLDRADAEACLLVQAETRQALDNLEAICAVDGVDGVFIGPADLSASLGHRGNPGHPEVQAAIEDAIRRIVASGKAAGTLTPDPVLARRYLALGCTFVAAGLDVRLLASATRALARDFLPDAAAAAPTGATPAGPY; encoded by the coding sequence ATGACCTACGACAACGCCTTCAAGGCCGCCATCGCGGCCGGCCGCCAGCAGATCGGCCTGTGGATCTCGCTGCCCGATCCTTACAGCACCGAGCTGTGCGCCACCGCCGGCTTCGACTGGCTGCTGCTCGACGGCGAGCACGCGCCCAATGATGTGCGCAACGTGCTGGCCCAGTTGCAGGCCGCCGCGCCCTACCGGTCGCATCCCATCGTACGGCCGCCGCACGGCGACCCGGCGCTGATCAAGCAATTGCTCGACATCGGCGCGCAGACGCTGCTGGTACCGATGGTGGACACGCCCGAGCAGGCACGGCGGCTGGTCTCGGCCATGCGCTATCCGCCCGCCGGCATGCGCGGCGTGGGCAGCGGCGTGGCGCGCGTCTCGCGCTGGGACCTGCGCCGCGACTACCTCGACCGCGCCGATGCCGAGGCCTGCCTGCTGGTGCAGGCCGAGACCCGCCAGGCACTCGACAACCTGGAGGCGATCTGCGCCGTCGATGGCGTGGACGGCGTCTTCATCGGCCCGGCCGACCTGAGCGCCTCGCTCGGGCACCGCGGCAACCCGGGCCACCCCGAGGTGCAGGCCGCCATCGAGGACGCCATCCGCCGCATCGTCGCCAGCGGCAAGGCCGCCGGCACGCTGACGCCGGACCCGGTGCTGGCGCGCCGCTATCTCGCGCTGGGCTGCACCTTCGTCGCGGCCGGGCTCGACGTGCGCCTGCTCGCCAGCGCCACGCGCGCGCTCGCCCGCGACTTCCTGCCGGACGCGGCTGCGGCCGCGCCCACCGGCGCCACCCCCGCCGGCCCCTACTGA
- a CDS encoding NAD-dependent succinate-semialdehyde dehydrogenase encodes MSSTPAPTLPATLALARPELLVSRCLIDGAWRDAADGRRFAVTDPASGALLAEVPDCGAADAAAAVDAAQRAFAAWRRATSRERAALLKRWHAAILANQEDLARLISLEQGKPLAESRGEVLYGASYVEWFAEEAQRIHGDILPQAQAGKQLFVLKEPVGVVAAITPWNFPLAMLARKIAPALAAGCAVVAKPAEDTPLTALALARLLQEAGAPAGLVNVLPASRAQTPAVADAWLADARVRKISFTGSTAVGKHLARASADTLKKVSLELGGNAPFIVFDDADVDAAVAGLMAAKFRNAGQTCVCPNRVLVQDGIHDTFVAALARAVAALRVGPADGGSAEIGPLINQRALAKVQHHVEDALAKGARLVTGGARHDCAEAPHGHFFTPTVLAGATADMRFNHEETFGPMVPVFRFATEAEAIALANATPYGLAAYFYSRDIARVWDVAQALEAGMVGVNEGALSSEAAPFGGIKESGYGREGSRYGLDDYLHTKYVCQGNLARHARA; translated from the coding sequence ATGTCTTCGACCCCTGCTCCCACGCTGCCCGCCACCCTGGCCCTCGCCCGCCCTGAACTGCTGGTCTCGCGCTGCCTGATCGACGGCGCCTGGCGCGACGCCGCCGACGGCCGCCGCTTCGCCGTGACCGATCCTGCCAGCGGCGCGCTGCTGGCGGAAGTGCCCGACTGCGGCGCGGCCGACGCCGCCGCCGCCGTCGACGCCGCGCAGCGCGCCTTCGCCGCGTGGCGGCGCGCCACCTCGCGCGAACGCGCCGCGCTGCTCAAGCGCTGGCACGCCGCCATCCTCGCCAACCAGGAAGACCTGGCCCGCCTGATCTCGCTGGAACAGGGCAAGCCGCTGGCGGAAAGCCGCGGCGAAGTGCTGTACGGCGCCTCGTACGTGGAGTGGTTCGCCGAAGAGGCGCAGCGCATCCATGGCGACATCCTGCCGCAGGCGCAGGCCGGCAAGCAGCTGTTCGTGCTCAAGGAGCCGGTCGGCGTGGTGGCCGCCATCACGCCGTGGAACTTCCCGCTGGCGATGCTGGCACGCAAGATCGCGCCCGCGCTGGCCGCCGGCTGCGCGGTGGTGGCCAAGCCGGCCGAAGACACGCCGCTGACGGCGCTGGCGCTGGCCCGGCTGCTGCAGGAGGCCGGCGCGCCGGCGGGCCTGGTCAACGTGCTGCCCGCTTCGCGCGCGCAGACGCCGGCGGTGGCCGATGCCTGGCTGGCCGATGCGCGCGTGCGCAAGATCTCCTTCACCGGCTCCACCGCGGTGGGCAAGCACCTGGCACGCGCCAGCGCCGATACGCTGAAGAAGGTCTCGCTGGAGCTGGGCGGCAATGCCCCCTTCATCGTCTTCGACGATGCCGACGTCGATGCCGCCGTGGCCGGCCTGATGGCGGCCAAGTTCCGCAATGCCGGCCAGACCTGCGTGTGCCCGAACCGGGTGCTGGTGCAGGACGGCATCCACGACACCTTCGTCGCCGCGCTGGCGCGCGCCGTCGCGGCGCTGCGCGTGGGACCGGCAGACGGCGGCAGCGCCGAGATCGGCCCGCTGATCAACCAGCGCGCGCTGGCCAAGGTGCAGCACCATGTCGAGGACGCCCTGGCCAAGGGCGCCCGGCTGGTCACCGGCGGCGCCCGCCACGATTGCGCCGAGGCGCCGCACGGCCACTTCTTCACGCCCACGGTGCTGGCCGGCGCCACCGCGGATATGCGCTTCAACCACGAAGAGACCTTCGGCCCGATGGTGCCGGTGTTCCGCTTCGCCACCGAGGCCGAGGCCATCGCCCTGGCCAATGCGACACCCTACGGGCTTGCCGCCTACTTCTACTCGCGCGACATCGCCCGCGTCTGGGACGTGGCCCAGGCGCTCGAGGCCGGCATGGTGGGCGTGAACGAAGGCGCGCTGTCGAGCGAGGCGGCGCCCTTCGGCGGCATCAAGGAGTCGGGCTACGGGCGCGAGGGTTCGCGCTACGGCCTGGACGACTACCTGCACACCAAGTATGTTTGCCAGGGCAACCTGGCACGGCACGCGCGCGCCTGA
- a CDS encoding UxaA family hydrolase, translated as MTTATQDTTKDLSRALIRLHARDNIVIARAPLALGQNVEVDGRVLRLRAQVPAGHKVAAEAIAAGTPVRKYDTVIGLAARAIAPGEHVHAHNLRFVEFEREPAFCTDVRPVDYVPEHARATFQGIVRADGRVGTRNYIGILSSVNCSATVIRKIAEWFTPERLAGFPNVDGVVAFQHSSGCGMSSPSLHFDVLRRTLAGYARHPNLAGVLVVGLGCERNQVADLVDSQALRDGEGGTLLRTLVMQETGGTRATIEAGVAAVREMLPRADAAVRQTVPASHIKVGLECGGSDGFSGITANPALGAAMDILVRHGGTAILSETPEIYGVEHMLTRRAVTPEVGQKLLDRIAWWKEYTRGHNGQFNGVVGPGNQQGGLANIFEKSLGSAMKGGTTPLQGVYEYAEPIDRAGFVFMDSPGYDPCAVTGQIASGANMILFTTGRGSMFGSKPAPTLKLSSNTPMFERLRDDMDINCGRVLDGELTVQQMGEEIFAHLLRAASGETTRSEALGLGDGEFVPWHLGIVS; from the coding sequence ATGACCACCGCCACCCAGGACACCACCAAGGACCTCTCGCGCGCGCTGATCCGTCTGCACGCGCGGGACAATATCGTGATCGCGCGCGCGCCGCTGGCGCTCGGCCAGAACGTCGAGGTCGACGGCCGCGTGCTGCGCCTGCGCGCCCAGGTGCCGGCGGGCCACAAGGTGGCCGCCGAAGCCATCGCCGCCGGCACGCCGGTGCGCAAGTACGACACCGTGATCGGCCTGGCCGCACGCGCTATCGCGCCGGGCGAGCACGTCCATGCGCACAACCTGCGCTTCGTCGAGTTCGAGCGCGAGCCGGCCTTCTGCACCGACGTGCGCCCGGTCGACTACGTGCCCGAGCACGCGCGCGCCACCTTCCAGGGCATCGTGCGCGCCGATGGCCGCGTGGGCACGCGCAACTACATCGGCATCCTGTCCTCGGTGAACTGCTCGGCCACCGTGATCCGCAAGATCGCCGAGTGGTTCACGCCGGAGCGCCTGGCCGGCTTCCCCAACGTCGACGGCGTGGTGGCCTTCCAGCACAGCAGCGGCTGCGGCATGTCCTCGCCGAGCCTGCACTTCGACGTGCTGCGCCGCACGCTGGCCGGCTACGCGCGCCACCCCAACCTGGCCGGTGTGCTGGTCGTCGGGCTGGGCTGCGAGCGCAACCAGGTCGCGGACCTGGTCGATTCGCAGGCGCTGCGCGACGGCGAGGGCGGCACCCTGCTGCGCACGCTGGTGATGCAGGAGACCGGCGGCACGCGCGCCACCATCGAGGCCGGCGTGGCAGCCGTGCGCGAGATGCTGCCGCGCGCCGACGCGGCGGTACGCCAGACGGTGCCGGCCAGCCATATCAAGGTCGGCCTCGAATGCGGCGGCTCGGATGGCTTCTCCGGCATCACCGCCAATCCGGCGCTGGGCGCGGCCATGGACATCCTGGTGCGCCACGGGGGCACCGCCATCCTGTCCGAGACGCCCGAGATCTATGGCGTCGAGCATATGCTGACGCGGCGCGCGGTGACGCCCGAGGTCGGGCAGAAGCTGCTCGACCGCATCGCCTGGTGGAAGGAGTACACGCGCGGCCACAACGGCCAGTTCAACGGCGTGGTGGGCCCCGGCAACCAGCAGGGCGGCCTGGCCAACATCTTCGAGAAATCGCTCGGCTCCGCCATGAAGGGCGGCACCACGCCGCTGCAGGGAGTCTACGAGTACGCCGAGCCGATCGACCGCGCCGGCTTCGTCTTCATGGATTCGCCGGGCTACGATCCCTGCGCCGTCACCGGCCAGATCGCCAGCGGCGCCAACATGATCCTGTTCACCACCGGGCGCGGCTCCATGTTCGGTTCCAAGCCCGCGCCGACGCTGAAGCTGTCCAGCAACACGCCGATGTTCGAGCGGCTGCGCGACGACATGGACATCAACTGCGGCCGCGTGCTCGACGGCGAGCTGACGGTGCAGCAGATGGGCGAAGAGATCTTCGCCCATCTGCTGCGTGCCGCCTCCGGCGAGACCACGCGCAGCGAGGCGCTCGGCCTGGGCGACGGCGAGTTCGTGCCCTGGCACCTCGGCATCGTCAGCTGA
- a CDS encoding tripartite tricarboxylate transporter substrate binding protein, with protein sequence MQDSTFKPGRRQLLLGAAGTLAGTLAGMLPAASALAADSDYPSRPITFICPWPAGGTADVTMRVLMQLAGRELGQSIVVDNRAGASGMIGTKALANARPDGYTIGQIPLSVTRFSQLGVVQMDPLKDLTYLARASGQTFGMVVRSDARFKTLADLVAYARANPGKVNYATAGVAGQTHVGMEEFALNAGIKLNHIPYKGGAPALSDLLGGQVDLLADSSSWAPYVEQGKLRLLATWGAQRLPRFGSTPTLKELGYHVVMDAPNGIGAPRGLDPKIALKLREALRRAILSTEFKAACEKIDAIVMYQDADEYRKFVADNYEHEKKLIERLNLKQMLG encoded by the coding sequence ATGCAAGACAGCACATTCAAGCCGGGGCGCCGGCAACTGCTGCTCGGTGCCGCCGGCACCCTCGCCGGCACCCTTGCCGGCATGCTCCCCGCCGCGTCCGCGCTGGCGGCCGATAGCGACTATCCTTCGCGTCCGATCACCTTCATCTGCCCGTGGCCGGCCGGCGGCACCGCCGACGTGACCATGCGCGTGCTGATGCAGTTGGCGGGGCGCGAGCTGGGCCAGTCCATCGTGGTGGACAACCGTGCCGGCGCTTCCGGCATGATCGGCACCAAGGCACTCGCCAACGCCCGCCCGGACGGCTACACCATCGGCCAGATCCCGCTCTCGGTGACCCGCTTCTCGCAGCTCGGCGTGGTGCAGATGGACCCGCTCAAGGACCTGACCTACCTGGCGCGCGCCTCGGGCCAGACCTTCGGCATGGTGGTGCGCAGCGACGCGCGCTTCAAGACGCTGGCCGACCTCGTGGCCTACGCCCGCGCCAACCCCGGCAAGGTCAACTACGCCACCGCCGGCGTCGCCGGCCAGACCCACGTCGGCATGGAAGAGTTCGCGCTCAATGCCGGCATCAAGCTCAACCACATCCCCTACAAGGGCGGCGCGCCGGCCCTGTCCGACCTGCTCGGCGGCCAGGTCGACCTGCTGGCCGACTCCAGCTCCTGGGCGCCCTATGTGGAACAAGGCAAGCTGCGCCTGCTCGCCACCTGGGGCGCGCAGCGCCTGCCGCGCTTCGGCAGCACGCCCACGCTCAAGGAACTCGGCTACCACGTGGTGATGGATGCGCCCAACGGCATCGGCGCGCCGCGCGGACTCGACCCGAAGATCGCGCTGAAGCTGCGCGAGGCGCTGCGCCGCGCCATCCTCAGCACGGAATTCAAGGCGGCCTGCGAGAAGATCGATGCCATCGTCATGTACCAGGACGCCGACGAGTACCGCAAGTTCGTCGCCGACAACTACGAACACGAGAAGAAGCTGATCGAACGGCTCAACCTCAAGCAGATGCTGGGCTGA